CGTGTCATGGTTGGCGGAGCGTCACTGAAGGATGGGCTCGTGGTGGCCTTGATCCTTGCCCTCTGGCCATTCCAGGAATGGTTCATTCACAATCTCGTGCTCCACGCCGCCATGCGAGAGGGCTCCACGAGCGGGCGCTCGACGTCGCGCCTCGCCAGGGTTCATAGGGAGCATCACCGTCAACCCTGGAGGCTCGACCTCGTTTTCATTCCGGCCTCCGTGTACCTGTACTCGCCTCTCACGCAGGGACTCTTGTGGTTCGCACTCTTCCCGAGGCCTCTCGCCGTCACGGCCCTGAGCGTCAGCTTCGCGCTCTCCCTGTTCTACGAGTGGATCCACTTCCTGATGCACACGCGGTATGTCCCCCGGAGCGGCTTCTGCCGGGGTCTCTGGCGCAACCACCGCCTCCATCACTTCAGGAACGAGAACTTCTGGTACGGCGTATCCGCCCTCTCCGGTGATCGGCTCTTCGGAACGGCCCCCGACCACCGGCAGACGGAGCGCTCGACCCTGTGCAAGTCGCTGGGCTCCTCGGCGGCGCGACTGGACTGAGGTTCTTTGACACCTTCTCTGCAGCTTGATGGCAAACCGTGTCTCCCCTGGTTATTTGAACAGCAAGGAGGCATACGAGCCTGCCCCCGCATGGACGCTGAACCCGCATCGTTCACCGCCCCCGTGCGGCCCCATCACCACCGTGGAGAGAATCACATGCGAACGTTGTCGATGACCTTCATCCTCGCCGCCCTCCTGTGGGGTTGTAGCCACCAGACCCCGGACCCCACGGGCGGCACGCCGCAGGAACCCGCCGACGCGGGTGTCACGCCGCAGGAACCCGCCGACGCGGGCGTCACACCGGAGGAACCCCTTCCCAGCGGACCCCCGGTCGATACGGATCCTCCGAACGTGCCCGAGTTCCAACCGGCCTTCCCCGGTCAGACGCGCGTCCCGGCCATCAAGACGAAGACGGCCTTCCAGGTCACCCAGATTGCCTCGGGCTTCAGGAATCCCTGGGCCATCGCCTTCCTGCCCGACCAGCGCATGCTGGTGACGGAGAAGCCCACCGGCGCGCTCTACATCGTCACGCCGCAAGGCGCG
This is a stretch of genomic DNA from Archangium violaceum. It encodes these proteins:
- a CDS encoding sterol desaturase family protein, with the protein product MVGGASLKDGLVVALILALWPFQEWFIHNLVLHAAMREGSTSGRSTSRLARVHREHHRQPWRLDLVFIPASVYLYSPLTQGLLWFALFPRPLAVTALSVSFALSLFYEWIHFLMHTRYVPRSGFCRGLWRNHRLHHFRNENFWYGVSALSGDRLFGTAPDHRQTERSTLCKSLGSSAARLD